A region from the Microbacterium lacus genome encodes:
- the ctaD gene encoding cytochrome c oxidase subunit I — translation MATTLPLQESSPGRPTTLPPRQAALLSSSRVGQKGNIVVKWITSTDHKTIGYLYLISSVIFFMLGGVMALIMRAELFEPGMQIIPTKEQYNQLFTMHGTIMLLMFATPLFAGFANVIMPLQIGAPDVAFPRLNAFAFWLFLFGSTIAVAGFLTPQGAAAFGWFAYQPLANASFSPGVGGNLWMLGLGMSGFGTILGAVNFITTIITMRAPGMTMWRMPIFTWNTLVTSILVLMAFPVLAAAILAAGADRVLGAHIYDPANGGVLLWQHLFWFFGHPEVYIIALPFFGIVSEIFPVFSRKPIFGYKTLVYATIAIAALSVAVWAHHMYVTGAVLLPFFALMTMLIAVPTGVKIFNWIGTMWRGSVTFETPMMFSLGFLVSFVFGGLTGVILASPPLDFALSDSYFVVAHFHYVVFGTVVFAMFAGFYFWWPKFTGKMLNERLGMVHFWMLFIGFHMTFLVQHWLGVDGMARRYADYSAADGWLWENQLSTVGAMILGASMIPFLFNVWITARKAPKVTVNDPWGYGASLEWATSCPPPRHNFTSIPRIRSERPAFDLNHPEAGIPVGVGPAKDAPEAPVVDLDEGKVK, via the coding sequence ATGGCGACCACGCTTCCATTGCAGGAATCGTCGCCGGGTCGCCCGACGACTCTGCCTCCCCGTCAGGCCGCGCTGCTGAGCTCGTCCCGCGTCGGGCAGAAGGGCAACATCGTCGTCAAGTGGATCACCTCCACTGACCACAAGACGATCGGCTACCTGTACCTGATCTCGTCCGTCATCTTCTTCATGCTCGGCGGCGTGATGGCGCTGATCATGCGTGCTGAGCTGTTCGAGCCGGGCATGCAGATCATCCCGACCAAAGAGCAGTACAACCAGCTGTTCACGATGCACGGCACGATCATGCTGCTCATGTTCGCGACGCCGCTCTTCGCGGGATTCGCGAACGTAATCATGCCGCTGCAGATCGGTGCGCCCGACGTCGCCTTCCCGCGCCTGAACGCGTTCGCGTTCTGGCTGTTCCTGTTCGGCTCGACGATCGCGGTCGCCGGCTTCCTCACCCCGCAGGGCGCCGCGGCGTTCGGCTGGTTCGCGTATCAGCCGCTCGCGAATGCGAGTTTCTCGCCCGGCGTCGGTGGCAACCTCTGGATGCTGGGCCTGGGTATGAGCGGCTTCGGCACAATCCTCGGTGCGGTGAACTTCATCACCACGATCATCACGATGCGCGCTCCCGGCATGACGATGTGGCGCATGCCGATCTTCACGTGGAACACGCTCGTGACCAGCATCCTGGTCCTCATGGCCTTCCCGGTGCTCGCCGCGGCCATTCTGGCGGCCGGTGCGGACCGCGTGCTCGGTGCGCACATCTACGACCCGGCGAACGGCGGTGTGCTGCTGTGGCAGCACCTCTTCTGGTTCTTCGGGCACCCCGAGGTGTACATCATCGCGCTGCCGTTCTTCGGCATCGTGTCCGAGATCTTCCCGGTGTTCAGCCGCAAGCCGATCTTCGGATACAAGACGCTCGTGTACGCCACGATCGCGATCGCCGCACTGTCGGTGGCCGTCTGGGCCCACCACATGTACGTCACCGGCGCGGTGCTGCTGCCGTTCTTCGCGCTCATGACGATGTTGATCGCGGTGCCCACGGGCGTGAAGATCTTCAACTGGATCGGCACGATGTGGCGCGGTTCGGTGACGTTCGAGACGCCCATGATGTTCTCACTCGGCTTCCTCGTGTCGTTCGTCTTCGGTGGACTCACCGGTGTCATCCTCGCGTCCCCGCCGCTGGACTTCGCGCTCTCGGACTCGTACTTCGTCGTCGCGCACTTCCACTACGTCGTGTTCGGCACCGTCGTGTTCGCGATGTTCGCCGGCTTCTACTTCTGGTGGCCCAAGTTCACCGGCAAGATGCTGAACGAGCGTCTCGGCATGGTGCACTTCTGGATGCTGTTCATCGGCTTCCACATGACCTTCCTCGTCCAGCACTGGCTGGGTGTGGACGGCATGGCCCGTCGCTACGCGGACTACTCCGCTGCAGACGGATGGCTCTGGGAGAACCAGCTGTCCACCGTCGGCGCGATGATCCTCGGTGCCTCGATGATCCCGTTCCTGTTCAACGTGTGGATCACGGCGCGCAAGGCACCCAAGGTGACCGTCAACGACCCGTGGGGCTACGGCGCATCGCTCGAGTGGGCGACGTCGTGCCCGCCGCCGCGGCACAACTTCACGTCGATTCCGCGCATCCGCAGCGAGCGGCCCGCGTTCGACCTCAATCACCCCGAGGCCGGCATCCCGGTCGGTGTGGGTCCCGCGAAGGACGCTCCCGAAGCCCCGGTCGTCGATCTCGACGAAGGAAAGGTGAAGTAG
- a CDS encoding cytochrome c oxidase subunit 4, with protein sequence MKTNTGLWWLLSAFFLLMAIVYTIWAIITSPDQSWYTGLEPVGSVALLFACLMAALVAFYVGRVHKAQGGELPEDILTSDIDDGDPELGEFSPWSWWPIVLAFSAALAILGLAVGAWIFPIGLGVFAVAIVGWVYEYYRGYFAR encoded by the coding sequence GTGAAGACCAACACCGGTCTCTGGTGGCTGCTGTCCGCCTTCTTCCTGCTGATGGCGATCGTCTACACGATCTGGGCCATCATCACGAGCCCTGATCAGTCGTGGTACACCGGGCTCGAGCCCGTCGGATCCGTCGCGCTCCTGTTCGCCTGCCTCATGGCTGCGTTGGTCGCGTTCTATGTCGGCCGCGTGCACAAGGCGCAGGGCGGCGAACTGCCCGAGGACATCCTCACGTCGGACATCGACGACGGTGACCCCGAGCTGGGCGAGTTCAGCCCCTGGTCGTGGTGGCCCATCGTGCTCGCCTTCTCGGCGGCACTCGCGATCCTCGGCCTGGCTGTCGGCGCATGGATCTTCCCGATCGGCCTCGGCGTCTTCGCCGTCGCGATCGTCGGGTGGGTGTACGAGTACTACCGCGGATACTTCGCCCGCTGA
- a CDS encoding rhodanese-like domain-containing protein, whose translation MTDALAYFSAKLAHETDASDVYAAQKAGEEFVLVDVRSDEAWAQGRISGAVHLRRQEIAERAPAELDARVPVVVYCWSPGCNAGTKAAIEFARLGFSVKEMIGGYEYWVREGQPTENDEGSLPRTFDAQVMVVRAPTGA comes from the coding sequence ATGACAGACGCCCTCGCCTACTTCTCCGCCAAGCTCGCCCACGAGACCGACGCCTCCGACGTCTACGCCGCACAGAAGGCCGGTGAGGAGTTCGTGCTCGTCGATGTCCGCAGCGACGAGGCGTGGGCGCAGGGACGCATCTCCGGGGCCGTGCATCTTCGGCGACAGGAGATCGCAGAACGGGCGCCGGCCGAACTCGACGCACGGGTTCCGGTCGTCGTGTACTGCTGGAGCCCCGGATGCAACGCCGGCACGAAGGCGGCGATCGAGTTCGCCCGGCTCGGCTTCTCGGTCAAGGAGATGATCGGCGGCTACGAGTACTGGGTGCGCGAGGGCCAGCCGACCGAGAACGACGAGGGTTCCCTCCCCCGGACGTTCGACGCCCAGGTCATGGTCGTGCGCGCTCCGACAGGAGCCTGA
- a CDS encoding ubiquinol-cytochrome c reductase cytochrome b subunit, which translates to MSTATAPADNPDAETREKPLGGRFIGATANYIDERTSLSGMVKELGRKIFPDHWSFMLGEIALWSFVVVLLSGTFLTFFFQASMVPTHYTGAFLPMRGVEMSAALDSSLRISFDIRGGLLVRQIHHWAALVFVAGIGVHMLRIFFTGAFRKPRELNWVIGFVLFILAMAEGFTGYSLPDDLLSGNGLRIIDGMIKGIPLIGTWTSFLLFGGEFPGTAIVGRLYTLHILLLPAILVGLLVVHLMLMIVNKHTQFAGPGRTNSNVVGYPMMPVYMSKMGGFLFITFGVIVLIASLFTINPIWNYGPYDPSPVSAGTQPDWYIGFADGALRLVPPGWEFVFLNRTWSFNILVPLVGLALFILVVLIYPFIEAWITGDKREHHIAQRPRNAATRTAIGAAGVTFYAVLWAAASSDIIATHFYLTMEGVIHTLQALLVIGPIVAYFVTKRICLALQKKDREIALHGYESGRIVRLPGGEYIEVHQPVDEYERWKLVDNETYEPLVVRPNAQGRIPWHEKLRALASRSLFEDRLAPLTQAELDEAVAHQHHELEHIAAEEDLEIQGAHERAGVPDAPHVPIDDGRASETAVRPSNVIIAEKEAPKKGKKPSSD; encoded by the coding sequence TTGAGTACCGCCACGGCACCCGCCGACAACCCTGACGCCGAAACACGCGAAAAGCCGCTGGGCGGCCGCTTCATCGGCGCGACCGCGAACTACATCGACGAGCGCACCAGCCTCTCCGGGATGGTCAAGGAGCTCGGACGCAAGATCTTCCCCGACCACTGGTCGTTCATGCTGGGTGAGATCGCGCTCTGGTCCTTCGTCGTCGTCCTGCTCTCCGGAACGTTCTTGACGTTCTTCTTCCAGGCCTCGATGGTCCCGACCCACTACACCGGCGCTTTCCTGCCGATGCGCGGTGTCGAGATGTCCGCGGCACTGGACTCGTCGCTGCGGATCTCGTTCGACATCCGCGGCGGTCTGCTGGTCCGCCAGATCCATCACTGGGCCGCCCTCGTGTTCGTCGCCGGCATCGGTGTGCACATGCTGCGCATCTTCTTCACCGGCGCGTTCCGCAAGCCGCGCGAACTCAACTGGGTGATCGGCTTCGTCCTGTTCATCCTCGCGATGGCGGAGGGCTTCACCGGCTATTCGCTTCCCGACGACCTGCTCTCGGGCAACGGCCTGCGCATCATCGACGGCATGATCAAGGGGATCCCCCTGATCGGCACGTGGACCTCGTTCCTTCTCTTCGGCGGCGAGTTCCCGGGCACGGCGATCGTCGGACGCCTCTACACCCTGCACATCCTGCTGCTCCCGGCGATCCTGGTGGGTCTGCTCGTGGTGCACCTGATGCTGATGATCGTCAACAAGCACACCCAGTTCGCCGGCCCCGGCCGCACGAACAGCAACGTCGTCGGCTACCCGATGATGCCGGTGTACATGTCGAAGATGGGCGGCTTCCTGTTCATCACGTTCGGTGTGATCGTGCTGATCGCGTCGCTGTTCACGATCAACCCGATCTGGAACTACGGTCCGTACGACCCGTCCCCCGTGTCGGCAGGCACCCAGCCCGACTGGTACATCGGCTTCGCCGACGGTGCGCTGCGTCTGGTCCCGCCGGGGTGGGAGTTCGTCTTCCTGAACCGCACCTGGTCGTTCAACATCCTCGTTCCGCTCGTCGGACTGGCGCTGTTCATCCTCGTCGTGCTGATCTACCCCTTCATCGAGGCGTGGATCACGGGCGACAAGCGTGAGCACCACATCGCCCAGCGTCCGCGCAACGCGGCGACCCGCACCGCCATCGGCGCCGCCGGTGTCACGTTCTACGCGGTCCTGTGGGCGGCGGCGTCCTCGGACATCATCGCGACGCACTTCTATCTCACGATGGAAGGCGTGATCCACACGCTGCAGGCGCTGCTGGTGATCGGACCGATCGTCGCGTACTTCGTCACGAAGCGCATCTGCCTCGCCCTGCAGAAGAAAGACCGCGAGATCGCCCTGCACGGCTACGAGTCGGGACGCATCGTGCGCCTTCCCGGTGGCGAGTACATCGAGGTCCACCAGCCCGTCGACGAGTACGAGCGCTGGAAGCTCGTGGACAACGAGACGTACGAGCCGCTCGTGGTCCGTCCGAACGCACAGGGTCGCATCCCGTGGCACGAGAAGCTCCGCGCGCTCGCCTCGCGTTCCCTGTTCGAGGATCGCCTCGCACCGCTCACGCAGGCGGAGCTCGATGAGGCGGTTGCCCACCAGCACCACGAGCTCGAGCACATCGCCGCTGAGGAAGACCTCGAGATCCAGGGCGCTCACGAGCGCGCCGGTGTCCCCGACGCTCCGCACGTGCCGATCGACGACGGACGCGCCTCTGAGACGGCCGTCCGCCCGTCCAACGTGATCATCGCCGAGAAGGAAGCCCCGAAGAAGGGCAAGAAGCCCTCCTCCGACTGA
- a CDS encoding ubiquinol-cytochrome c reductase iron-sulfur subunit produces MAHEDDPLEHERASWKPSPGLAVEVSDPVQPPALPPHRERMTDKDPVAMKNAVRTVYTLFYVSLAASIWAIAAYMLFPIESGAIVDIRNNNLFVGLGIALALLAIGIAAIHWSKAIMSDKEHTEPRHATRGRDTTRAAAVQAFAEANEESGFGRRVMIRNSMFAAIVASVVPGIVLFRGLAPEGEDPVELLETTMWTEGMRLAHDPEGTPIRAADVTLGSAVHVIPEALAELGHEEGYLEQKAKAIVLLMRLLPEDLNETPERADWSYDGIVAYSKVCTHVGCPVALYEQQTHHLLCPCHQSQFDVANGAAVIFGPAARPLPQLPITIDEEGYLVARSGFTEPVGPSFWERH; encoded by the coding sequence ATGGCACACGAGGACGACCCGCTCGAGCATGAGAGGGCCTCTTGGAAGCCCTCGCCCGGGCTCGCCGTCGAGGTTTCCGACCCGGTGCAGCCCCCGGCTCTTCCGCCCCACCGGGAGCGGATGACCGACAAGGACCCCGTCGCGATGAAGAACGCGGTCCGCACGGTGTACACGCTGTTCTACGTCTCGCTCGCGGCGAGCATCTGGGCGATCGCCGCCTACATGCTCTTCCCGATCGAGAGCGGCGCGATCGTCGACATCCGCAACAACAACCTCTTCGTCGGTCTGGGAATCGCCCTGGCACTGCTCGCGATCGGCATCGCCGCGATCCACTGGTCCAAGGCGATCATGTCCGACAAGGAGCATACGGAGCCGCGTCACGCGACCCGCGGGCGCGACACCACGCGCGCCGCCGCAGTTCAGGCCTTCGCGGAGGCGAACGAGGAATCCGGATTCGGCCGCCGCGTCATGATCCGCAACTCGATGTTCGCCGCGATCGTCGCGTCGGTCGTCCCCGGCATCGTGCTGTTCCGCGGCCTCGCCCCCGAGGGTGAGGACCCGGTCGAACTGCTCGAGACCACGATGTGGACCGAGGGCATGCGTCTCGCACACGACCCCGAAGGCACCCCGATCCGCGCCGCGGACGTCACCCTCGGCTCGGCCGTGCACGTGATCCCCGAGGCTCTCGCCGAACTGGGACACGAGGAGGGTTACCTCGAGCAGAAGGCGAAGGCGATCGTCCTCCTCATGCGCCTGCTGCCCGAAGACCTCAACGAGACGCCCGAGCGGGCCGACTGGTCCTACGACGGAATCGTCGCGTACTCCAAGGTGTGCACCCACGTCGGGTGCCCCGTCGCCCTGTATGAGCAGCAGACGCACCATCTGCTGTGCCCGTGCCACCAGTCGCAGTTCGACGTGGCAAACGGCGCCGCGGTCATCTTCGGCCCGGCGGCCCGTCCCCTGCCGCAGCTTCCGATCACCATCGACGAAGAGGGCTACCTCGTCGCGCGCAGCGGCTTCACCGAACCCGTAGGCCCGAGCTTCTGGGAGCGCCATTGA
- a CDS encoding c-type cytochrome translates to MARETKRRTNGRRSPWAAAALIGIGLLITGGVYAGASAAMAAGTDTTTASALTVEDGKKLFQANCATCHGLDLQGSGEGPSLYGVGELAVEFQVSTGRMPLQASAPQAPQKPAQFTEEQILAMAAYVQSMAPGPTFPSEETIDGQGDVARGAELFRVNCAMCHNVAAAGGALTEGKYAPGLQNTSALHMYAAMVTGPQNMPVFNDLTLTTEDKRDIISALLFLQQNESPGGFSLGSLGPVSEGLFIWIFGIGGLIAITVWITAKSN, encoded by the coding sequence ATGGCACGAGAGACCAAGCGCCGCACGAACGGCCGCCGCAGTCCCTGGGCTGCGGCCGCCCTCATCGGCATCGGCCTCCTGATCACCGGCGGCGTGTACGCGGGTGCGTCTGCGGCGATGGCGGCGGGCACCGACACGACGACGGCGTCCGCTCTGACCGTCGAAGACGGCAAGAAGCTGTTCCAGGCGAACTGCGCGACCTGCCACGGACTCGACCTCCAGGGTTCCGGGGAAGGCCCGTCGCTGTACGGCGTCGGCGAGCTCGCGGTGGAGTTCCAGGTCTCGACCGGCCGCATGCCGTTGCAGGCATCGGCCCCGCAGGCACCGCAGAAGCCGGCTCAGTTCACCGAGGAGCAGATCCTCGCGATGGCCGCGTACGTGCAGTCGATGGCGCCCGGCCCCACGTTCCCGTCTGAAGAGACGATCGACGGCCAGGGCGACGTCGCGCGCGGCGCCGAGCTCTTCCGCGTCAACTGCGCCATGTGCCACAACGTCGCCGCCGCCGGCGGTGCGCTGACCGAGGGCAAGTACGCCCCCGGCCTGCAGAACACCAGTGCTCTGCACATGTACGCGGCGATGGTCACCGGACCGCAGAACATGCCGGTCTTCAATGACCTGACCCTCACCACCGAGGACAAGCGCGACATCATCTCGGCCCTGCTGTTCCTGCAGCAGAACGAGTCGCCCGGCGGCTTCTCGCTCGGCTCGCTCGGTCCCGTGTCGGAGGGTCTGTTCATCTGGATCTTCGGCATCGGCGGCCTGATCGCCATCACCGTGTGGATCACGGCGAAATCCAACTGA
- a CDS encoding cytochrome c oxidase subunit 3 — protein sequence MRSVKRPDPVAVGTIVWLGSEVMFFAGLFAIYFTLRSTSPDLWAQETQLLNIPYATVNTIILVLSSVTCQMGVFAAERFQPYSTRKRGWLGWGMVEWFWLTFALGAIFVSGQVWEYAQLVAEGMPIQANAYASAFYLTTGFHALHVTGGLIAFLLVIGRAFAVKNFGRKEMTSAIVVSYYWHFVDVVWIALFLVIYFLK from the coding sequence ATGCGTTCCGTCAAGCGGCCCGATCCGGTCGCCGTCGGAACCATCGTGTGGCTGGGCAGCGAAGTGATGTTCTTCGCCGGCCTCTTCGCGATCTACTTCACCCTCCGCAGCACTTCGCCCGACCTCTGGGCGCAGGAGACGCAGCTGCTGAACATCCCGTATGCGACCGTCAACACGATCATCCTCGTGCTGTCCTCGGTCACGTGCCAGATGGGTGTCTTCGCGGCCGAGCGGTTCCAGCCCTATTCGACGCGCAAGCGCGGCTGGCTCGGCTGGGGAATGGTCGAGTGGTTCTGGCTGACGTTCGCCCTCGGCGCGATCTTCGTCTCCGGTCAGGTCTGGGAGTACGCGCAGCTCGTCGCGGAGGGCATGCCGATCCAGGCGAACGCGTACGCCTCCGCCTTCTACCTCACCACCGGCTTCCACGCCCTGCACGTGACGGGTGGCCTCATCGCCTTCCTCCTCGTGATCGGCCGCGCATTCGCCGTCAAGAACTTCGGGCGCAAGGAGATGACTTCCGCGATCGTCGTGTCGTACTACTGGCACTTCGTCGACGTCGTCTGGATCGCCCTCTTCCTCGTCATCTACTTCCTGAAATAA
- the trpD gene encoding anthranilate phosphoribosyltransferase, producing MAELYTWPGILTTLLDDRDLSVSESTWAMRQIMSGTATPSQLGGFLLALRAKGETVDEIVGFRDAILEAALPLRVDPNVLDIVGTGGDRFGTVNVSTMAAVVAAASGVPVVKHGNRAASSASGSSDVLSALGIDLALTPDQVATTLERAGITFAFASAFHPGFRHAGPTRAELGVPTVFNFLGPLCNPARAEANAVGVAHLDRVPLITGVFRTRGATALVFRGDDGLDELTTTGHSRLWEVSRGDVHEHDLDPRDLGIPLADIDDLLGGEPAHNAQIVHRVFDGETGAVRDIVLLNAAAGIVAFRLSQDANEVQRPILERLAEAKDAAAAAIDAGLAAQKLSDWVAATRSFA from the coding sequence ATGGCGGAGCTGTACACCTGGCCGGGCATCCTCACGACGCTTCTCGACGACCGCGACTTGAGTGTGTCCGAGTCGACGTGGGCGATGCGACAGATCATGTCGGGCACGGCGACCCCGTCCCAGCTGGGTGGATTCCTCCTCGCGCTCCGCGCGAAGGGTGAGACCGTCGACGAGATCGTGGGCTTCCGCGACGCGATCCTCGAGGCCGCCCTGCCGCTGCGCGTGGACCCGAACGTGCTCGACATCGTCGGCACCGGCGGTGACCGCTTCGGCACCGTGAACGTGTCCACGATGGCGGCGGTCGTGGCGGCGGCATCCGGTGTCCCCGTCGTCAAGCACGGCAACCGCGCTGCGAGCTCGGCGTCAGGGTCGTCGGACGTGCTGTCGGCGCTCGGCATCGATCTGGCGCTGACCCCCGATCAGGTCGCGACCACGCTCGAGCGCGCGGGCATCACGTTCGCCTTCGCGTCGGCTTTCCACCCCGGGTTCCGTCACGCCGGTCCGACCCGCGCCGAGCTCGGCGTGCCGACGGTGTTCAACTTCCTCGGGCCGCTGTGCAACCCGGCGCGCGCCGAGGCCAACGCCGTCGGTGTCGCGCACCTGGACCGCGTCCCTCTGATCACGGGCGTGTTCCGCACGCGTGGGGCGACAGCCCTGGTGTTCCGCGGCGACGACGGCCTGGACGAACTGACCACGACCGGGCACAGCCGGCTGTGGGAGGTCAGTCGCGGCGACGTGCACGAGCACGACCTCGATCCGCGTGATCTCGGCATCCCGCTGGCCGACATCGACGATCTGCTCGGCGGCGAGCCCGCGCACAACGCGCAGATCGTCCACCGCGTCTTCGACGGCGAGACGGGTGCGGTGCGCGACATCGTGCTGCTCAACGCCGCCGCCGGAATCGTCGCGTTCCGGCTGTCGCAGGACGCGAACGAAGTGCAGCGGCCGATCCTGGAGCGCCTGGCAGAGGCGAAGGACGCCGCCGCGGCGGCGATCGACGCGGGCCTCGCAGCGCAGAAGCTTTCGGACTGGGTCGCGGCGACCCGGTCGTTCGCCTAG
- a CDS encoding PHP domain-containing protein yields the protein MHPHDALTEIATLLERERSSRYKSKAFRTAADAIAGLSEEQLRDAAALRRRKGIGDSTFAVIQEALAGDVPGYLVDLRERAGVQRSSALRAELRGDLHSHSDWSDGLTSIDLMVDAARALGHEYLALTDHSPRLRVANGLSPERLRDQLEIVAGLSGEGFTLLSGIEVDILEDGGLDQEPELLGRLDVVVASAHSKLRMERGPMTRRLVRAVSSGRIDVLGHVTGRLVEGSRGTRPPSTLDAEAVFAACAAHGVAVEINSRPERQDPPDELIAVALEAGCLFSIDSDAHAPGQLSLLDYGAERAERAGVPADRIVTTWPLARLREWTATHR from the coding sequence ATGCACCCCCACGACGCGCTGACCGAGATCGCGACGCTGCTCGAGCGGGAGCGGTCCTCGCGCTACAAGTCCAAGGCGTTCCGGACGGCGGCGGACGCGATCGCGGGGCTGAGCGAGGAGCAGCTGCGGGATGCCGCGGCCCTGCGTCGCCGCAAGGGCATCGGCGATTCGACCTTCGCCGTGATCCAGGAAGCACTTGCCGGCGACGTGCCCGGGTACCTCGTCGATCTGCGCGAGCGCGCGGGAGTGCAACGTTCGTCGGCGCTGCGCGCCGAGCTGCGCGGCGACCTGCACAGCCATAGTGACTGGTCGGACGGACTCACTTCGATCGACCTGATGGTCGATGCGGCGCGTGCGCTCGGGCACGAGTACCTGGCGCTGACCGATCACTCTCCGCGGCTGCGGGTCGCGAACGGTCTGTCGCCGGAGCGCCTGCGCGATCAGCTCGAGATCGTCGCGGGGCTCAGCGGCGAGGGATTCACGCTGCTGTCGGGCATCGAGGTCGACATCCTCGAGGACGGCGGACTGGACCAGGAGCCAGAGCTGCTCGGACGCCTCGACGTCGTGGTGGCCTCCGCCCACTCCAAGCTGCGGATGGAGCGCGGACCGATGACCCGCCGCCTGGTGCGCGCGGTCTCGTCCGGGCGGATCGACGTGCTCGGGCACGTCACGGGACGCCTGGTCGAGGGATCCCGCGGGACCCGGCCACCGTCCACCCTGGACGCCGAGGCCGTGTTCGCCGCGTGCGCCGCGCACGGCGTGGCCGTCGAGATCAACTCCCGACCGGAGCGGCAGGATCCGCCCGACGAGCTCATCGCAGTCGCACTCGAAGCCGGATGCCTGTTCTCGATCGACTCGGACGCTCACGCTCCGGGTCAGCTGTCGCTCCTCGACTACGGCGCCGAGCGGGCGGAACGCGCGGGTGTGCCCGCGGACCGGATCGTCACGACGTGGCCGCTCGCGCGGCTCCGGGAGTGGACGGCGACGCACCGCTGA